A genomic segment from Pseudoxanthomonas sp. CF385 encodes:
- a CDS encoding SapC family protein, translating into MPRHAQVNNIDHKDLRIDTRRSATLGDDVAFAATFPAEFRDLQAHYPIVFRKDAHGGLSPVALLGFEEGTNLFLDGERWDAHYVPLAIERQPFLIGRGGDEMTVHIDLDSPRVGNEVGQPLFREHGGQTEYLDRIASVLLTLHNGLERVPAFVNALLALDLLESFALDIELDDGSLNRLAGYYIINEERLRGLDAGALGPLHAAGHLEPIYMAVASVSNFRGLIDRMNRSRAGGR; encoded by the coding sequence ATGCCCCGACACGCCCAGGTCAACAACATCGACCACAAGGACCTGCGAATCGATACCCGGCGCAGCGCGACGCTGGGCGACGACGTCGCGTTCGCCGCCACCTTCCCCGCCGAATTCCGCGACCTGCAGGCGCACTACCCCATCGTGTTCCGGAAGGATGCGCATGGCGGTCTGTCGCCGGTCGCGTTGCTGGGGTTCGAGGAAGGGACGAACCTGTTCCTCGACGGCGAGCGCTGGGACGCGCACTACGTGCCGCTGGCGATCGAACGGCAGCCGTTCCTGATCGGCCGCGGCGGCGACGAGATGACCGTGCACATCGACCTGGACAGTCCCAGGGTCGGCAACGAGGTCGGCCAGCCGTTGTTCCGCGAACACGGCGGCCAGACCGAATACCTGGACCGGATCGCGTCGGTGCTCCTTACGTTGCACAACGGACTGGAGCGCGTGCCGGCCTTCGTCAATGCCCTGCTTGCGCTCGACCTGCTGGAATCCTTCGCGCTCGACATCGAGCTGGACGATGGGTCGCTCAACCGGCTTGCGGGGTACTACATCATCAACGAAGAGCGCCTTCGTGGCCTGGATGCCGGGGCATTGGGCCCGCTGCACGCGGCCGGCCATCTGGAGCCGATCTACATGGCCGTGGCATCGGTCTCGAATTTCCGCGGACTGATCGACAGGATGAACCGGAGCCGTGCTGGCGGACGCTAA
- a CDS encoding cupin-like domain-containing protein — translation MADAKPIRESRGDAVDALPQALQASSSGPVVLRGLVAHWPMVAAARESMQAGVAYLHGFERADAPPVVATVAAPGSGGRVFYNDDLSGFNFRQEQIPLRTVLDTLLKYAERESAPMIYVASTTLDTWLPGFRDENALPLEGRDPLASIWIGNRTRIAAHQDVPDNIACVVAGRRRVTLFPPNQLRNLYIGPLDFTPAGQAISLVDFASPNLERFPRFAEAMRHAQVAELAPGDAVLIPSMWWHHMEGLEPFNVLVNYWWRDTPGWMDTPMNVLMYALMTMRDLPPHEREIWKDVFRHYVFDADADTVAHIPEPARRLLAPLDEIRARELRARLLKRLNR, via the coding sequence CTGGCGGACGCTAAGCCCATCCGCGAGTCGCGTGGCGATGCGGTCGATGCACTGCCCCAGGCGCTGCAGGCTTCGTCGTCCGGACCCGTCGTGCTGCGGGGCCTTGTCGCGCACTGGCCCATGGTCGCTGCGGCACGCGAGTCGATGCAGGCGGGTGTGGCCTACCTGCACGGTTTCGAGCGTGCGGACGCGCCGCCGGTGGTCGCGACAGTCGCCGCTCCCGGCAGCGGCGGACGGGTGTTCTACAACGACGACCTGAGCGGGTTCAATTTCCGCCAGGAGCAGATCCCGCTGAGGACGGTGCTCGACACGTTGCTCAAGTACGCGGAGCGGGAATCCGCGCCGATGATCTACGTCGCGTCCACCACGCTCGATACGTGGCTGCCGGGCTTCCGCGACGAGAACGCGCTTCCCCTGGAGGGGCGCGATCCCCTGGCGAGCATCTGGATCGGCAATCGCACCCGCATCGCGGCTCACCAGGACGTGCCCGACAACATCGCCTGCGTGGTGGCGGGGCGCCGCCGCGTCACCCTGTTCCCGCCGAACCAATTACGCAACCTGTACATCGGTCCGCTCGACTTCACGCCCGCCGGGCAGGCCATCAGCCTGGTGGACTTCGCCTCGCCGAATCTGGAGCGCTTCCCGCGCTTCGCCGAAGCGATGCGGCACGCCCAGGTGGCCGAACTCGCGCCGGGCGACGCGGTGCTGATTCCGAGCATGTGGTGGCACCACATGGAGGGACTGGAGCCGTTCAACGTGCTGGTCAACTACTGGTGGCGCGACACGCCGGGGTGGATGGACACCCCGATGAACGTCCTGATGTACGCGCTGATGACGATGCGCGACCTGCCGCCGCATGAGCGGGAGATCTGGAAGGACGTGTTCCGCCACTATGTGTTCGACGCCGACGCGGACACGGTCGCCCACATCCCGGAGCCCGCGCGTCGCCTGCTCGCTCCGCTGGATGAGATACGCGCGCGCGAACTTCGCGCACGCCTGCTCAAGCGCCTCAATCGCTGA
- a CDS encoding NAD-dependent protein deacetylase: MSDPRLQDFIGAHRRLFVLTGAGCSTGSGIPDYRDEQGAWKRTPPVTYQAFVGDGATRQRYWARSLLGWPRIAEAQPNPAHRALAALEAQDRCEHLLTQNVDGLHQAAGSRSVIDLHGRLDAVVCLDCRAGSLRADLQVRLADANPDWAGLVAAAAPDGDADLDGRDFGAFRVPACEACGGMLKPDVVFFGENVPRERVQTAMAHLARADAMLVVGSSLMVYSGLRFVHAAVRADTPVAAVNLGRTRADDLLRFRVAAPCGDALAFLLGSDAERGVTPSAIAG, from the coding sequence ATGAGCGATCCACGACTGCAGGACTTCATCGGTGCGCACCGTCGCCTGTTCGTGCTGACCGGCGCCGGCTGCAGCACGGGGTCCGGCATCCCGGACTACCGCGACGAGCAGGGTGCGTGGAAGCGCACGCCGCCGGTGACGTACCAGGCGTTCGTCGGCGACGGGGCGACGCGGCAGCGTTACTGGGCGCGCAGCCTGCTCGGCTGGCCGCGCATCGCGGAGGCGCAGCCGAACCCGGCGCACCGCGCACTGGCGGCGTTGGAAGCGCAGGACCGCTGCGAACACCTGCTGACCCAGAACGTCGACGGTCTGCACCAGGCCGCAGGAAGTCGATCCGTGATCGATCTGCATGGCCGGCTGGACGCCGTCGTGTGCCTCGACTGCCGTGCGGGATCGTTGCGCGCGGATCTGCAGGTCCGTCTCGCCGATGCGAACCCCGACTGGGCCGGCCTGGTGGCGGCCGCTGCGCCGGACGGCGACGCGGATCTGGACGGACGCGACTTCGGCGCTTTCCGGGTTCCCGCCTGCGAGGCGTGCGGAGGCATGCTGAAGCCGGATGTCGTCTTCTTCGGAGAGAACGTGCCGCGCGAACGCGTGCAGACGGCGATGGCGCACCTCGCGCGTGCCGACGCGATGCTCGTCGTGGGTTCCTCGCTGATGGTCTACTCGGGCCTGCGGTTCGTCCATGCGGCGGTCCGCGCGGACACGCCGGTCGCGGCGGTGAACCTGGGACGCACGCGCGCCGACGATCTCCTGCGCTTCCGCGTGGCGGCGCCGTGCGGGGATGCACTCGCGTTCCTGCTGGGCAGCGACGCGGAGCGCGGGGTCACGCCGTCGGCGATTGCAGGGTGA
- a CDS encoding EAL domain-containing protein: protein MPSFAAPAEPDVSWVIDHSDNAVVVCDDDARITYINQGFTRMLGYTLEEVAGRRPSDFLAGPHTDPETVEWVRGQLNTQQGYRTELLVYAKTGVPLWISAVVNPVFDGERNVRHLLGVYTDITHSKLHEELHRKVLGAIVREQPLQDVLTLVCREVEKVMPEAVASVIGLDDYGHLRPLAAPSLPDHLAAVVDGERAGPMVGACGSAAWSGQPVECTDIDRDPRWQAYKAPFLALGIRACWSSPIKGHDGRVLGTFALYYWENRAPDDFHQRVVDVCLHLCALAMDRERARVRMHQLSFFDTLTGLPNRALFNNKVEQMLLDAARRDSGVALLFIDIDRFKIVNDTQGHTAGDTLLRELAKRLAGELRDSDVVARLAGDEFVLAVPDYDAEDAANLADRLMARLSQPVSAGRMMLAPQASVGVAMFPSDGWDVDSLVRHADIAMYRAKSEGGARIVFYSVEMNQAMQERLALENALREAVRSGQLRLHYQPQVGMEDDTHLHGVEALLRWRHPEIGEISPATFVPMAEECGLIDDLGRWTLEEACTQMADWRRRGVPVPRVSVNLSAINFEQQDLPVFIGNVLGKCGLSPEELMVEVTESVMLAQKPEVLANIDAIHRMGVHLSIDDFGTGYSSLSHLHRLPISELKLDMSFVRDLEHSESARALTTSILRIGESLSLKVVAEGVENQAQRAVLSGLKCDILQGYYVSRPLSPHSLERWLTLQSPTA, encoded by the coding sequence ATGCCATCGTTTGCCGCGCCTGCCGAGCCCGACGTGTCGTGGGTCATCGACCACAGCGACAACGCCGTCGTCGTCTGCGACGACGACGCGCGCATCACCTATATCAACCAGGGTTTCACCCGCATGCTGGGCTATACCCTGGAGGAAGTGGCGGGCCGTCGCCCGAGCGACTTCCTCGCCGGGCCGCACACCGATCCCGAAACGGTCGAGTGGGTGCGCGGCCAACTCAATACCCAACAGGGTTACCGGACCGAGTTGCTGGTCTACGCCAAGACGGGCGTGCCCCTGTGGATTTCCGCCGTGGTGAATCCGGTGTTCGACGGCGAGCGCAACGTGCGCCATCTGCTCGGCGTGTATACCGACATCACCCACAGCAAGCTGCACGAGGAGCTGCACCGCAAGGTGCTGGGCGCCATCGTCCGGGAGCAACCGCTGCAGGACGTGCTGACGCTGGTCTGTCGCGAAGTCGAGAAGGTGATGCCGGAGGCCGTGGCCTCGGTGATCGGGCTCGACGACTACGGCCACTTGCGTCCACTCGCCGCACCCAGCCTGCCGGACCATCTCGCCGCCGTCGTGGACGGCGAACGCGCGGGGCCGATGGTCGGCGCCTGCGGCTCGGCCGCGTGGAGCGGGCAGCCGGTGGAGTGCACCGACATCGATCGCGACCCGCGCTGGCAGGCGTACAAGGCGCCGTTCCTCGCGTTGGGCATCCGCGCGTGCTGGTCCAGCCCGATCAAGGGCCATGACGGCCGCGTGCTCGGCACCTTCGCGCTCTACTACTGGGAGAACCGCGCGCCGGACGACTTCCACCAGCGCGTCGTCGATGTCTGCCTGCACCTGTGCGCACTGGCGATGGACCGCGAGCGCGCGCGCGTGCGCATGCACCAGCTGTCCTTCTTCGACACGCTGACGGGCCTGCCCAACCGCGCGCTGTTCAACAACAAGGTCGAGCAGATGCTGCTGGATGCGGCGCGCCGCGACAGCGGGGTGGCGCTGCTGTTCATCGACATCGACCGCTTCAAGATCGTCAACGACACCCAGGGCCACACCGCCGGCGACACCCTGCTGCGCGAACTGGCCAAGCGGCTGGCCGGCGAACTGCGCGACTCCGACGTGGTCGCGCGGCTGGCCGGCGACGAATTCGTGCTGGCCGTGCCCGACTATGACGCGGAGGATGCCGCCAACCTCGCCGACCGCCTGATGGCGCGCCTGTCGCAGCCGGTCAGCGCCGGACGCATGATGCTGGCGCCGCAGGCCAGCGTCGGCGTGGCGATGTTCCCCAGCGACGGCTGGGACGTGGACTCGCTCGTGCGCCACGCGGACATCGCGATGTACCGCGCCAAATCCGAGGGCGGCGCCCGGATCGTGTTCTACAGCGTCGAGATGAACCAGGCGATGCAGGAACGGCTGGCGCTCGAGAACGCCCTGCGCGAGGCCGTGCGCAGCGGCCAGTTGCGCCTGCATTACCAGCCGCAGGTCGGGATGGAAGACGACACGCACCTGCACGGCGTGGAAGCGCTGCTGCGCTGGCGCCATCCGGAAATCGGCGAGATCTCGCCGGCCACGTTCGTGCCGATGGCCGAGGAATGCGGCCTGATCGACGACCTCGGCCGGTGGACGCTGGAAGAAGCCTGCACGCAGATGGCGGACTGGCGCCGCCGCGGCGTGCCGGTGCCGCGCGTATCGGTGAACCTCTCGGCGATCAATTTCGAACAGCAGGACCTGCCAGTCTTCATCGGCAACGTACTCGGCAAGTGCGGCCTCTCGCCCGAGGAGCTGATGGTCGAAGTGACCGAGAGCGTCATGCTCGCGCAGAAGCCGGAAGTACTGGCCAACATCGATGCGATCCATCGCATGGGCGTGCACCTGTCGATCGACGATTTCGGCACCGGCTACTCGAGCCTTAGCCACCTCCACCGCCTGCCGATCAGCGAACTGAAACTCGACATGAGCTTCGTCCGCGACCTCGAGCACAGCGAATCGGCGCGCGCGCTGACCACGTCCATCCTGCGCATCGGCGAAAGCCTCTCGTTGAAGGTGGTCGCCGAAGGCGTGGAGAACCAGGCCCAGCGTGCGGTGCTGTCAGGCCTGAAGTGCGACATCCTGCAGGGTTACTACGTATCGCGGCCGTTGTCGCCGCATTCGCTGGAGCGCTGGCTCACCCTGCAATCGCCGACGGCGTGA
- a CDS encoding tryptophan halogenase family protein: protein MPDIHHQPIRRVIIAGGGTAGWMAAAALSKVLGEVLDITLVESEEIGTVGVGEATIPTLLSFHRMIDIGEQEFMAAVQGTIKLGISFENWLDVGHRYIHSFGFSGKDRGATGFQHFWLRGRKEGYASGYEDYCLELKAALQDRFAHLPRSGTNYAYHMDASLYAKFLRRFSERHGAKRVEGKIAEVLTDAASGHITALKMESGDSLEADFFIDCTGFRALLIGKTLGVGFTDWSHWLFNDSALATQTTAVRDAVPYTRAIAGKAGWQWRIPLQHRVGNGIVYSSRHVGDDEAREEFLGSLEGEVIKQPWPIRFRPGQRQQCWAKNCVALGLAGSFIEPLESTTIHLIQRGIVHLLQNFPQVVTPPAIDEYNARLDEELQHVRDFVVMHYALSNRRDSPYWREIAEMALPSTLRHRIELFRETGTVFHVPGELFGENSWIQVMMGQGIMPKRYHPTADAVPPAELQRFLDDIRASVLGNVERMPAHMDYLRSYCPAPKP, encoded by the coding sequence ATGCCCGACATCCACCATCAGCCGATCAGGCGCGTCATCATCGCCGGCGGTGGCACCGCCGGCTGGATGGCGGCCGCGGCGCTCTCCAAGGTGCTCGGCGAAGTGCTGGACATCACCCTCGTGGAGTCGGAGGAAATCGGCACCGTGGGCGTCGGCGAAGCCACCATCCCCACCCTGCTGAGCTTCCACCGGATGATCGACATCGGTGAGCAGGAGTTCATGGCGGCGGTGCAGGGCACCATCAAACTCGGCATCTCCTTCGAGAACTGGCTGGACGTCGGGCACCGCTACATCCACTCCTTCGGATTCAGCGGAAAGGACCGGGGAGCGACCGGTTTCCAGCATTTCTGGTTGCGGGGGCGCAAGGAGGGGTACGCCAGCGGCTACGAAGATTATTGCCTCGAGTTGAAGGCCGCCCTGCAGGACCGCTTCGCGCACCTGCCGCGCAGCGGTACGAACTACGCGTATCACATGGATGCGAGCCTGTACGCGAAGTTCCTTCGGCGATTCAGCGAACGACACGGCGCGAAGCGGGTGGAGGGCAAGATCGCCGAAGTCCTGACCGATGCGGCGTCGGGCCATATCACCGCATTGAAGATGGAAAGCGGCGACAGCCTCGAAGCCGACTTCTTCATCGACTGCACGGGCTTCCGGGCGTTGCTGATCGGCAAGACGCTGGGCGTGGGCTTCACCGACTGGTCGCACTGGCTGTTCAACGACAGTGCGTTGGCCACCCAGACCACGGCGGTGCGCGACGCGGTGCCCTACACGCGCGCGATCGCCGGCAAGGCTGGCTGGCAGTGGCGCATTCCGTTGCAACACCGGGTCGGCAACGGCATCGTCTATTCGAGTCGCCATGTCGGCGATGACGAGGCGCGGGAGGAGTTCCTCGGCAGCCTCGAGGGCGAGGTCATCAAGCAGCCGTGGCCGATCCGCTTCAGGCCGGGCCAGCGCCAGCAGTGCTGGGCGAAGAACTGCGTGGCCCTGGGCCTGGCCGGCAGTTTCATCGAGCCGCTGGAATCGACGACGATCCACCTGATCCAGCGCGGCATCGTGCACCTGCTGCAGAACTTCCCCCAGGTGGTTACCCCGCCGGCGATCGACGAGTACAACGCGCGCCTGGACGAGGAACTGCAGCACGTGCGCGACTTCGTTGTGATGCACTATGCGCTCAGCAACCGGCGCGACTCGCCCTATTGGCGCGAGATCGCGGAGATGGCGCTTCCCTCGACGCTGCGCCACCGCATCGAGTTGTTCCGCGAGACCGGCACCGTCTTCCACGTGCCCGGCGAGCTGTTCGGCGAGAATTCGTGGATCCAGGTGATGATGGGGCAGGGCATCATGCCGAAACGCTACCACCCGACGGCGGACGCGGTGCCGCCGGCGGAACTGCAGCGCTTCCTCGACGACATCCGCGCCAGCGTGCTGGGCAATGTGGAACGGATGCCGGCCCACATGGACTATCTGCGCAGCTACTGCCCGGCACCGAAGCCCTGA